In the genome of Pangasianodon hypophthalmus isolate fPanHyp1 chromosome 15, fPanHyp1.pri, whole genome shotgun sequence, the window CAAAGTGAAAACAGCTGAGAGTAATGACGCAGGAGGGAGACAACCAGTAACAAGACATGGGAGGTGACAAGACATGAATCAAGCCAAAAACACGTgacaacataaaaacaaaaaaaaagcacatgacATAACAGAAGAATGCACCGTATAGCGTGCATGCAGCGCTCGACGAGAGAGGGAAATACATGACAGTTTGCGTGTTTCCTTAAAACTTCACCATCTTACTCTAATCACTGTTCATAAGTTGGTACTAGATTCTCTGTTTACTAATAAGAACTATACTATCAGATTTCACTATCAGACATGAAGCTATGTCATCTTTCTTTGTTTTGGAGATCATAAAGCAtaatttctatattaaataataaacttcttaacattttaaaaatccacaAACATGGTTTAGACAACAGAAGAAAGACCTACACGTTTACCCTTatcaagaaaacagaaaaccagTGCAACATGCTAAaaattctttactttttttttgatgcTGTAACACTTCCATGTGTTCAGTATTAAGTCAGATTTTCCACTGACTCTTTTACTGTGTTTGTTAGTGAACCTCTTTAGTGACCTTGTTTCCTGATGTTACACCCTTTCTACATCACCAGCAGCTGATTCATCTGGCTatatagaagtgtgtgtgtgtgtgtgtgtgtgtgtgtgttttggtcatttttacAGCTCAAATATTTGTTTGTGCTCTCCACAGAACCTAATAGCAGAAAGTCTATGGCTGTTCTGTAGCACAGACTGTGTTGTATCTCCTTAAgtctttgtttttgctctgcAAGTGATGGAGCTCTCTACAAGTGGAATTAAATCTCCTTAGAGCATTATAACCAGCCATGCTTTAATACATGCTCTTATAAACCCAGTGCACAGAAAGAAGATTCATACTTATTTCTGCAGGCTAATAAAGTTTtacatgcaataataataatgtaacatgtttataataagCTGAtggaaaatgcagaaaatttgCACAATATATTTGCTGACTCATAGTAAGAAAGCAACTAAATAAATTCGGGTTTCAGTGAATGAATTACGTCATGGCCAGTGTAAACTCAGTGGCTTAACCTGCACAATAATTCAACATTATGGCtcaatttcttatttttcattgtttgcAGCTGGACGTCCTCACTGTTTTCTCTGCTTTCTCATTTATAGCCTATATATGATACAGCTTTGCTGGTGATGCTGTTTAAGGAAAAAACAATACATTGACTATTTTTAGACTTTGACCACTCTGCACATTCAAATCAATTTCCCTAAAaggatttaataataaaaagttgttgtttttgtttttttaattgagtgTCCCACTTATCATGGTCTTTAATTCTGTGACTGCAACCCAGCACAGTGATCATTCttgaactctctctctgttttgatACAGCAATGGGCATCTCTTTATCAGCCCCTTACATTCCATGGTGACTCCCATCTCGATACGCCTGGTGAAACATTCCTGAACAAGCTGGACCCAGACAAGGCTTTCCGTGGCAAAACCAAACCCCCTGCTCCCAAGAAGAAGCAGCCCAGCCAGGCCCCAGCAAGTGGAGGTCCTGCCAAAGGTCGGGGATCAAGGGCAGGCAAAGCATGAAGAGACAATCACATGGCCACTGGGGATAGAATGTTTTATTTGAACATACCCAAAACTATTGAGTTAAGAGTGCGATATTGTAATTGTGCATGAATCCCAAGTTCAGGTTTATGCAAAGCAAGAAGCATCAGGTTCTGTCAGTGTGATGAATGATGGAAAATATCCCATTTAGCTTCACTGCAAGCTGTCTTCCTTTGTGTAACCTAAATTGATTAAACCTTCAACAAATATACACTACAGCgcttttgaattctcaattctgatgggtcagaaagtgttgattaattttctataacagcagctctggcagtagtagtagttatggctgtaatttaaatcatgctctttctaatacatcattgtttctgtaacaacaactcattcacaatgACTTGTACAGTGGAGGTGCCACGTAATCTAAGCCTACTAATCAATGACTATGctgtttaagaaagaaaaacctaTAATCATTGAGATGGTGACATTTATCacagctttgtaacagttttctgacatgggaaagtcttcaagatggagGGCTTTGGGTTTTTTACGGTTTCTCTAACAAGTCAATCtgcaatttttgtcttattaacttataataacagtaaaaattaGTGTCTGGTGAgggattaattttcaataactaAACCAACCTTGTCACATGTGTATCTGGGATAGCCTACGAAACTTAAACTCTAGCAAGATGTCAGTGATAAATACATTACTGTggctaaataaattaaaaaataatctgaaatgtttaaaaataaaacaattaaatatggCCCCCGTGTGATTTAAAATGTGATGCAGTTTTGTGGTTCTTCCATACAAACATGTAGTTTAATGGTCCTGCTAGTGTGGCGATGTGAAATTATAGGCATGttattcaaatgcatttgaatataaaatgtttgagaggaaaaaaacagttcttttGTTCCAGTTCAATTTCAATGGTCATGGCAATTGCTTGTCTAGTGAGTTTTTGACCTTCAGTGTTCAGAAGATCCAAACAGGTTCCAATCATCCGTCCAGTGAAACAGGCAGGAGCTGATTTTATCACTTCTTTACTATGCTAGACTGGCCTCACTGTGACATCTAGTTTTTCGCTAGCTCCTCTCTCGTCTTCATGTTTCCAGTGGTACTCGACTTGTTGAcagttcacacactcatctgcGTTGTCTTTCTTACACTGATCCAGCGGTATGCACTCTGATGATCCACTGTGCTCAGGTTTTCTATCCTTATGCTTGGGATGGAGCAGTTCCACGAAAGCTTTATATATCAAAGCTCCAGTCACTCCACCCACTAATGGCGCTACCAAGGGCACCCACCACCAACATCTGCCTGCCCTGTGGAAACGACAAAAGTGGAAATACATTCATTTTTTCCTCGTCGGTAAGTGCTGTATCtcggtcagggttgtggtggatccggaggcTATCCcagaacactgggcatgagatggaagtacaccctggatgggacgccagttgttacagggcaccatgcacacacctaggggcaatttagcacagccaatCCACCAAGCAGCATATTTtagggaggaaactggagaacctggacaATGTGTGAAACTCCAAACCCAAGGTCACAATCAAACAGAGGACCCTGGGGCTGTGAGGCGACAATGCTGCCTGCTGCACCACCGTATCgtataaaaattcatttaagaCAATAAAGATAAATCATAATGTAATTAAAGGTTTTATGGTGGATATATAGGTCCTAATTTACTAAAGGTAGGCTTATGGAACTTTAAAATACATGTGCAAGCTAATTTACTATCAGGGTCTGTCCTTTTAAATGAGCTAAATAACAGGTCATGTACTCTTTGAGGGTTTTATATGTAGGTCCTAGAAATTTTGCACACTCTCCCATGTCTGCTTGGGTTTCTTTTgagttttctggtttccttccacctcctaaaaccatgctggtaggtggattggctatgcaaAATTGCCTCTAGGGGTATGCATGGTACTCTGGTCTCATGGGTATAGGCTCTGCATCCACCAAGATAAAGTAGATATTCAAGATGagtgaatgatgaatgaataaatattcttTGAAAATCACTCACCACTTACCCACTAACTATGTGAATTTATCTGGGATTTTAGGGATAGTATACTATACGTCTGTTTTTTTACAGAACCTGAAATGCTTGGTTTGTTTATGTGGTGGGCAAAAGCATAAACTTGGAGCAGCCAATCAAATTATCAGTTCTGGACAAGAAGGGCTCTGCGTACTTTACAATCCTGTCTATCATAATCAAAACGTAATCTATTATGCATTCTATTTACCTGAATACATCTAATCCCCAGCCTGCAATCGCTGTAAAGACTCTAGGCCCCAGGTCTCGGGTGGGATTGATGGCATAGCCACTGTTGCTGCCCATGGAAACTCCAATCAGCAATACAAGAGCCCCAACAGCCACAGGCTCTCCACCAGATGGGGCAGGCTGGTTCCTCTTATCTGCCAGAGCCATCAGACATAGTAACAGCATGGCAGTGCCAAGCAcctgagtgagacagatggaaaTATACTGGAATATTCAATTTCTAAAGTATAAATGAAGGAATACTGAAGTCAGAATGAGTTTCTATCTCACAATGTGGTCATGAGCCATTTTATtaacttttctctcttttgttgAAGTGTTTGTTATCTTTCCATGACATGATACGACAAGTTTTTCAGTTATTACAGAATGTCTCACCTGGTCCAAAAATCCAGCTTGTACTGAGAGATAAGGAGCCGGATATGTGGCAAAGATCCCCGCTGTTGCTTTGGGGCCAAACACCGTGAAGTTTCCTTTGCAGTAGTGGTATATAGCATCTATAAACATTCAAGTTGAAACATTTTAGTGGTTAAAATACTTTAtaatttcataaaatacttTATAATGTATGTTCATTCACCGTAGTACAGGGTGAAAACTGTTCCTGCAGCAATAAAGGAGCCCAGAAGTTGTGCAACTACATAGAGTGGAAGCATCTTCCAGCTCAGACGGCCAAGTACGCACATAGTAAACGTCACTGCTGCGTTCATGTGAGCACCTGAGTGAGATCAGAACACTAACATTCTTATTCAAGACCCACTTCTTTAGAGATTTAAAAGATATAAAATCTTCAGTAActggcaatgctacctgcttcTCTGagtatatgttaaatatttatcataCATCCTAAAAGTAATATTTTCCATTACTTAAGGGTCACACTCATAGAACTACTTGacacttactgtatataaaccATCCCTGACAACTggcataaacctacataaacatttaataagtgTCAGTGAACCATCACTGCTTTCTTCAACATCTGAATCAAGTGACATTTTTTTGTCCAGATAAGATCATGTCATGATGCTTTTAATGTAACAGGCTATATGTAGTTGTTATAATGTAAGGGAAAACATAAATTAGCAGGGTTGAaaaactgctgtagtataaggagaataaaacacttcgggatgtgctgttatttgaaaataatcaacttcggggtggtaatagtaactgtGCTTCATGTCGgtccacatcacaccacctcgtcattgattattttcctttaacagcacacaccaccatgttttattctttacttatctAGGTTTTGTTCCTGTTGACATGATGGGCTTATGCAGATGGTATGTAACCCTGTATACTGTAGGTTTAGTAAAGTgtcactgaaatatttaaatttggACATGAGAAAACCTGAAAACCttacttatatttatatcatgTGGCAGATGCTTTTAACCAAACACAAGGAAGAATTCAGTCCTAGTGAGAGGTAAAAGGAAGTGCTGATACTTACTGGTGGCAAAGCAGTCAGTGAAAAGATGCGATCTTACAGTCTTATCAGACTTGGAACAGATTTCCAAATAATACCAACAAAGGTCACTGATCACTTCAACAGATTAACAAAAAGcatgacaaaaaaagaagaacacttacacagacatgcacacacatgaaacatgcacatacatgttTCAGCAGCTTACCTGACACTTTCCCACCAGCATGCACCCCCATCGCTACACCAAGACCAAAACCCAGATTAATGCTAAGGTAATCTCCAAAAACCCCCCCTCCTGTGACCACCTGAGCCACAGAACCTAGACCaaacacctgaaacacaaacaaaaattctCAGGGTTGAGGGTATAAGTCCATATCACCAGAAGATAACAGGTATCAAAACAAATGCAGTTCAAGGTACAGTCAGTGGCTAAACTACAGACCAGCCCTCTaccaaattttatatatttgaatatacaTCATAAACATTCTTAtatgatattacatttaaaagttcTGCAGATTATTGACAATAAGAGAAATTTAAAGAGTTTTATACTGCAGCATGTGTGTGACTGAAGCtaatgttttttcatttaaacgTGAGCCTGATTCTACTTTTCTCTAAAGAGTCTGTCACTTTTCATCACTAAACATGGCCAAGAACCAAATATGTTCACATTAAGAGGTCATTTGTTAGAAATTACAAACTACAAACCATATTTACTCACCACTAaccatttaaaatcaaaatctctaataacttttaaagacaTAATGCTGTAAACAAGTTATCAATCCAGTGATCTGGCTTTGAAAAAGCTCATTGTGTCATGGTGTTCAAACGTTTGTGTCCTCACAAGAAACCAGCATACAGGGGAGCCTATACACTGACGTGCAAGATTTTCAAGCTTGTGACTAGCTGTacaaaagtgtacaaaagataagAGATGTTCTAGATATCAGATTTCTGCAGTAGcaactcattcacaaggacttgtactGCTAAGCCTAGTAAtaaagagattttttaaaaaaaaaaaaaaaaaagtgtgtttgtgttcttatttaacaaagaaaaatgtataatcgatatggtgaagcttttctagcgtcagcactttgtagcagtcagtaaGTTGTCCACCACAGAAGAGTCTTCAAGACAGTTTAGTATCCAATCATAAAGTTCATGAATGTAGAAAAACTATAAAGAGTCAAATCAGTGCATCATCCGCAGTGACCTTCTAATCCTACACAATATCCTTTGCGTTATATCTATCCGTGTGCATTTGACGATGGCTAAGCCAACGGACTGCAGTGGGGAACTTGAGGATGCGtgcccctggccctacctcagtaaaatatttgaatataaagaCTTTTATAAAACGAGGCATCTCCTTTGCCTACGTAGAGGGCAAGAAATCaatctaatttgaaaaatgcTAACAAAATTTGCTAACATTtactggctatatttaactaagaTGACCTGCTTTCTtggctaatgccaggttagactagcatcaattCCTGTAGCTAAAATGCTAATAACAGGCTAGGCATAGCTGCTTTAAAACGAATATCCTCTTCTAACAAGTTTAAATAAGTCATAAAAGCtagttttcacacaaaaaattttacttttttaatacatGAGTACTTTTAAAATTAGCaactttttactttcacttgagcACATTTTAGCTGcttacttccacttttaattgaataggattttgacacattatctgaACTACAtttttctgacacacacaaaaccatctGTGGTGTAACGTAAATGTGTCTTCGGTAATGATATAGGTCCTGTGGATTTCGCTTTGCTTCCAAAAATAGGTTTTTGATCCTATTTTCATCTGAAATCCATGATGTGGATGTGGCTGTATGTGACTTTATGTCTGCGTGGAAATGTTCTTTCATTGTTGCAAATGGATTGCTttcaaaacttaaaaaaaaatttgcagaaCTTAAATAATTATATCTAAAACTCAATTACAGTGAGATGGTAGAATGGTTATGTGGTTTTATGAAATGTGTACTTGGCATGAATTGAGTCATCGTACCATCATAACAAATGTGCTGAGAGTTTCTGCTAGGCCTACACGAACATGCTTCTTCCTAATCCAGCATGTGGTTCTTCTTCTGGCCTTATTCGGCTCCTCAACCTTCCCCTCCTCCAGCATGCTTGTAAGccctttttctctccttctcttcttcttattaGACTCCAAATCCAACCTTTATGTGTTCCTGCTGTAAATCGGCTGAGTTACAGATGTTGTGCATTTCCCCTATGTGTTCACGTGGTTAGCTGTGTAGAGCGTCCCCTTTCTTGTCCCTCCCCGTCACACACCCCCCAAAACAGCCCTATAGCCTTCTGGGTAGCAGTCAGCCTGGGTATTggcagagttgtttttttttttttgtaggagaTCTGAGGCCACTGAGGTTATTCCCAGCCCACATGACCTTTAAatgttcagttaaaaaaatccaccatgTTGTAAAAGAAAATTGCATCATAGTTTGGAATTCGTGTATAATCTTTGCAGTAACAAGGTTGTTCAAACAAAAGTTTCAGTGTTAATCAATAAATAAGTATGACACAATCATATAAACTTTTATTTGAACAACCTTGCATTCTATTAATATTTCTTCGAACAATAGTTTCCGTATTTCATGTTTAGCTCAGTCTTTGTTAGTGCTGAGTAGTGTTAGTTTTCcatccatttcatttttttaaaaatatcattgatTGAATATGGAGTGCTTTTGGCTATTTAAGCAAAAACACTCCTGCTTTGACTTTCTTTGCTAACCCTGGCTAATGTTACAGCACTAATCACAGTAGTCTGTTATCATAAGGGGTCAGACAAATACTGAGAAGTAAGTATCTAGTaggaatactacagtatatattttgCCAAAAACACCTGTCATCCAAATGGATCAAATATCCTTGTTGTTCCTCTTTGAGTTCATAAAGAGAAGGCTAGTAATAGCAGTAATGAATAATAGGCTAGTGTACACACGATTCTGTCTACAAGTCACGTAATACTTTGTGTGTTCTTGTCTTGTGTGTCAAGGGTCCAGTTCTTATATAATTGCactgtttgtgtgcttttgcCCCTATCCACAGGACAGGAACGAGAACGATGTAAACATATGCTGTGGCCATCACAGTCACTAGATctacactcaactgaacacctatTTTGAGGTGACGTGTTAGACATGGCgctccaacaccatcatcaaaacactaaccaagggaatatcttttggaggAATGGTGTTCATCACTCCTGTGtggttccagagacttgtaaaggggccaaggtgcactgaaggTGTTCTGGAGGCTTGTAGTGGACTAATACCATACAAAAAACATTATGTTGCATGCACTGTAAAATTCTATGGTACATTTTATagcttttgttatttaaaaaagtataatgtataataataattatattattataaggAAACACTAAACCAAATATTTCACAAATACAATAATAAGTCATTCTTAACATATTCATACATTCTATgaatgcagtatttttatttttatttttttgcatttgtttacaTTCTGGCCCAATCCATAGAATACACTGGATATGGATTTAAGTACCTTTTTTCCTTCCTatttggtcatctgccaattTCCCACCAGTCAGCTTCCCCTTATCACACAACAGCCCCAGCACAGCAGAAGGGTAAAGGCTAACATAACTTCCTCTgaaacacatgaagccagctaaCTGCTTCTCTTttccaaactgctgctcatgctccaggaaaacacactcagagcactgctgcttcacagctccaggattgCTGGGTCAATCTtcagcttgggttactgtctgtgtggaattttgcTCTCAGGTTTTCCTCTCAAGTTTCCTTcacatcatctcagggagtttttgtCTTGCCACAGTCACACCTGTGTTTCATGCAGCATCACACATGAGAACATATTCACATCCATATACACAAAAAAGCTGGTGAAGAGCAGAATTCTAATAAATATGCCATCATAAACACTACGTTTTGCAAAGATACTCTTTTTCATTCAGAAATTACAGCACAAAGAAAAGTCTCTTCTGAAAAGTCTCTTCAGTGTGTGTCCTTCTTTTTTACCAGGCACTCAGAACTCCACCCCGAGTTCTTGGGGTTCTcttacatttacagtttcacAATCGCTGTCCATAACACTATCAAGTGAAGGCATCATCTGCACTCACAAACTATCCAGTGGAAAGTGTTGACTTGCATGTCGAATTATGATAATATGCCTATAATATGCCAAGAGCAAgagatttttgttttgcaaagCATGTATAAACGTGAGACATTTCTTCtcaggcataaaaaaaaattcttcagaTATAGATGGTGCTTAAGATCAATTGTCATCACTGTTTATTGCATCGTGAAAAAATGATGGTGTGTATTAAGAAAAGACAAAATTCGACAATCTGTATTTAGAAAGCACATTCTGTGGCCTGTGTCGAAAATTAACAGAAGAGAAGTTTGGCCATAAATGAAAGCACCTATGCTTCAACGTTTTGTGGAGACTTTTCGTCTCCAACAATTCATCAATAGGcctacagatttttttaaacacactacTAACACATTTCACAACAGGTCTTGAAACTTCATGAAATCATTTTAACCTACAAACTATTATTCTGTTCAACATGGTAATATGAGATTCGGGGTATAGCCCTAGAGTCACATAAGGCATAATAATAGTTGTGCACTCTTTTCAGTGTATTGGATCACATTCTTTTTAGCAATGCCAGCTCAGGTTCTTTACCTTTTGTTTTGTATATGTTTATGACATTCTATTCATCTTTGAGTGTGTGATTTGTTTATGTCTTTTGGTTGTCTGCATTAGCCTACCATCTACTTGGTATCACAACATAATTCACATCATAACCATGGAAAGTTGATGGTTGTTAATTTGGCATTCCTTAAAACAGGGTACATAGTGTAagttatttttgcatttacCAAGTAGGTTTACAGGCATTCTGTAACAGGTAGAGTTACAGGTATAGTATAGactatagtatatagtatatttaatcagttcattcatcatcagtaaacactatatcctggtcagggtggtggtaAATCCGAGGCAGGAATACAGGCATGTTTTCTGGAGATGGTAGGAAGCCAGGGAGGACATCCCTCAGGATCagaatcaaaccagggacccagAAGCTCTGAGGCGGCAACATTCCCCACTGAAAGCCAGCGTTGTATACTTAGCCTACAGTAAAGCAGTACTGTGCCCACTATAGGCCTatctgtgctttaaaaaaaaacaaaaaacttgtaTTCATGtgttccatccatccattttctgtgccACTTGtgctacacagggtcacggggagcctggagcctatcccaggggacttggggcacaaggtcggggacaccctggacaggatgcCAACCCCTATGCAGGGAGCAATCACACTCATTCCttcactatggacaatttagagatgccagtcagcatACAGAACATGTAATTGGACTGGGGGAGAAACCCAAAGTACCCTGAGGagacccctgaagcatggggagagcatgcaaacACCACACACGGAGAGCAGAGATGGGAATCCAACTCCCAGCTCTTCTAAGCCATGAACACAGTTAAAATCAGCATGAAGCATCTATCTGTATAATAAGCACACTGACAAATGTGGACCACCTTGATTAGTTATTTTGAGACATTAGTGCATTTATATTCCtggttccagagacttgtaaaggggccaaggtgcactgaaggTGTTCTGGAGGCTTGTAGTGGACTAATACCATACAAAAAACATTATGTTGCATGCACTGTAAAATTCTGTGGTACATTTTATagcttttgttatttaaaaaaggataatgtataataataattatattattataaggAAACACTAAACCAAATATTTCACAAATACAATAATAAGTCATTCTTAACATATTCATACATTCTATgaatgcagtatttttatttttatttttttgcatttgtttacaTTCTGGCCCAATCCATAGAATACACTGGATATGGATTTAAGTACCTTTTTTCCTTCCTatttggtcatctgccaattTCCCACCAGTCAGCTTCCCCTTATCACACAACAGCCCCAGCACAGCAGAAGGGTAAAGGCTAACATAACTTCCTCTgaaacacatgaagccagctaaCTGCTTCTCTTttccaaactgctgctcatgctccaggaaaacacactcagagcactgctgcttcacagctccaggattgCTGGGTCAATCTtcagcttgggttactgtctgtgtggaattttgcTCTCAGGTTTTCCTCTCAAGTTTCCTTcacatcatctcagggagtttttctctTGCCACAGTCACACCTGTGTTTCATGCAGCATCACACATGAGAACATATTCACATCCATATACACAAAAAAGCTGGTGAAGAGCAGAATTCTAATAAATATGCCATCATAAACACTACGTTTTGCAAAGATACTCTTTTTCATTCAGAAATTACAGCACAAAGAAAAGTCTCTTCTGAAAAGTCTCTTCAGTGTGTGTCCTTCTTTTTTACCAGGAACTCAGAACTCCACCCCGAGTTCTTGGGGTTCTcttacatttacagtttcacAATCGCTGTCCATAACACTATCAAGTGAAGGCATCATCTGCACTCACAAACTATCCAGTGGAAAGTGTTGACTTGCATGTCGAATTATGATAATATGCCTATAATATGCCAAGAGCAAgagatttttgttttgcaaagCATGTATAAATGTGAGACGTTTCTTCtcaggcataaaaaaaaattcttcagaTATAGATGGTGCTTAAGATCAATTGTCATCACTGTTTATTGCATCGTGAAAAAATGATGGTGTGTATTAAGAAAAGACAAAATTCGACAATCTGTATTTAGAAAGCACATTCTGTGGCCTGTGTCGAAAATTAACAGAAGAGAAGTTTGGCCATAAATGAAAGCACCTATGCT includes:
- the aqp7 gene encoding aquaporin-7 isoform X2, with translation MNAAVTFTMCVLGRLSWKMLPLYVVAQLLGSFIAAGTVFTLYYDAIYHYCKGNFTVFGPKATAGIFATYPAPYLSVQAGFLDQVLGTAMLLLCLMALADKRNQPAPSGGEPVAVGALVLLIGVSMGSNSGYAINPTRDLGPRVFTAIAGWGLDVFRAGRCWWWVPLVAPLVGGVTGALIYKAFVELLHPKHKDRKPEHSGSSECIPLDQCKKDNADECVNCQQVEYHWKHEDERGASEKLDVTVRPV
- the aqp7 gene encoding aquaporin-7 isoform X1 encodes the protein MLEEGKVEEPNKARRRTTCWIRKKHVRVGLAETLSTFVMMVFGLGSVAQVVTGGGVFGDYLSINLGFGLGVAMGVHAGGKVSGAHMNAAVTFTMCVLGRLSWKMLPLYVVAQLLGSFIAAGTVFTLYYDAIYHYCKGNFTVFGPKATAGIFATYPAPYLSVQAGFLDQVLGTAMLLLCLMALADKRNQPAPSGGEPVAVGALVLLIGVSMGSNSGYAINPTRDLGPRVFTAIAGWGLDVFRAGRCWWWVPLVAPLVGGVTGALIYKAFVELLHPKHKDRKPEHSGSSECIPLDQCKKDNADECVNCQQVEYHWKHEDERGASEKLDVTVRPV